A region of the bacterium genome:
TTTGACGGCGTGCGGGTACGGACGACGGAGAACCGCCTGCGGAATCTGGGATTCTTTTCAAACGTCAATTGCGAACATGAGCCGGTCGGTACGACCAATAAAACAGACTTGGTGTTTAATGTGGAAGAGCAGCGGACGGGTCAATTCATGACCGGGGTCGGGTTCTCGAGTATTGATAAGCTCATCGGATTTGCCGAAGTCAGTCAGGGCAACTTTGATATTAGCGGCAAGCCTTTTGTGGGGGCCGGACAGAAAATCAAACTGCGGGGAGAATTCGGGTCGACCCGGGAAGCCTACACGTTGTCATTTGTCGAGCCGTGGTTTATGGACCGGAAGCTGTCGTTGAGTGTGGACCTGTACAGTGTGAAGCAGGACGATCGTGATTATGAAGTGCTCCGGCAGGGGGGCGCGGTCGGACTGGGCGTCCCGCTATGGGGCCCCAACCGGCTGGATTTCAAGTACCGGCTGGAACAGGTTTCGACCAAGGATTCTGCAGATACCAATGCGTATGTGGTGGTGGATAGCGCTGGGGATACCAATGTGGTGTACTTTTCGGATCCCCGGCGGTTGGCCAGCTCGGTCAGCAGCACGTGGACCCGGGATACCCGGGATAACTTCTTTGTGCCGACCCGGGGTTCAAAACTGTATACCCAGGGAACGTTTATGGGCGGGCCGTTGGGATTTGATACGGATATTTATGATCTGGAGGCGGGCGGGCAATTATATATTCCCCTGTGGTGGAAGCATGTGCTGAGTTTCCGGGGTCGCGCGGAAGTAGTCGATACTTATGGAGATATGGAGGAAGTGCCCATTACGGAACGGTTGTTTGCGGGTGGTGCCCGAACAGTTCGAGGGTTCCGCTATCGCTGGGTGGGTACCAAGGCCGTCCGGGCGGATGGGTCACCGGATGTGCGTCCCGCCGGCGGGCAGAGTCTGGCCGTTGGCAGTGCGGAATATACCATTCCAGTGCCCGGTATTCCGAAATTCAGATTTGCCACCTTCTATGATGTCGGCAATGTATGGTATGATCCCTACGAATTTGATTTCAATAAGTATGCCGCCGGGGTCGGTATCGGGTTGCGTCTGGATATCCCGGGTTTCCCGATGCGGTTTGATTATGCCTGGCCGGTAAAGAAGGATGATCCCAGATCGAGAACTGAAAACTGGAGTTTCTCAATCGGGTATGGGTTTTAACAGAAATAGGAGTAGCGTATGAAAAAACAGATGATTGCAGGGTTGGCGCTGGTGGGGTTCATGGCAGGTGTGGCGGGAGCGGCAGAGCTTAAAATCGCCGTTGTAGACACGGCCCGGATTCTCAAGGAGTATTACAAAACCGAACTGGCGGAGGCGCACATTCAGCAGCAGCTTGAGGATTTTTCCGCAGAACGCGACAAACTCATGGCGCAGCATAAAAAAATGAAGCAGGAATTCGAGACCCTGCGTGCTGAGGCCGAGAACAAGGCGTTGACAGAAGAAGCCCGCGAAAAAAAGAAAGAGCTGGCGGAAGAGAAGCTCACTACGGTCATTGATTTTGAAAACACCATTCGCGATAAGGCCGCCACCCGGAAAAAGGAATTGGAAGGGGAAGGTCGCAAGATCCAGGGCGAACTCGCCAAGTCAATCAAGGCGGCGATTACGGCCTGCTCCCAAAAAGGCCACTATACCCTGGTGCTGGCCGATGGCGGACTGCTCGGCAATGGCCTGGAGTCGGTGTTGTATGTGGATCCCCTGATGGATATCACCGACGAGGTTTTGAAAATTCTGAATGCCGACA
Encoded here:
- the bamA gene encoding outer membrane protein assembly factor BamA, whose product is MTMTVNRIIKLVLIGLVMACPALAEPVVKVLKIKTVGPVPADEQMIRSYIAVREGAPLNRAEVANDVRSLLASGKLADVTAEVDVKGDGVSLVYVVRMKYKLVNPVRVKGNKELSVAKVQDIVGLNPGDFIDDPTIAARLVKLTEEYRKRLFATAKLDAGMDPVAGQPGQVSLLINIREGDKAQIVRYEFPGRKSVEMSVIREAMEIMAWYNPLSWFHKTPYNVEELSSGCERIRAVYKDAGFLDVEIKPPVKREEAPGRYIISVPIQENLKYSISKVSISGATIYPDAPLLKAADLKIAGEASTSIINKAADAIRDYYESRGYMDTYVQPKLDLREKAGEVDVRFVVNEGRLTTVRNVLVRGNSVTKDKVIRRELLIYPGDQFDGVRVRTTENRLRNLGFFSNVNCEHEPVGTTNKTDLVFNVEEQRTGQFMTGVGFSSIDKLIGFAEVSQGNFDISGKPFVGAGQKIKLRGEFGSTREAYTLSFVEPWFMDRKLSLSVDLYSVKQDDRDYEVLRQGGAVGLGVPLWGPNRLDFKYRLEQVSTKDSADTNAYVVVDSAGDTNVVYFSDPRRLASSVSSTWTRDTRDNFFVPTRGSKLYTQGTFMGGPLGFDTDIYDLEAGGQLYIPLWWKHVLSFRGRAEVVDTYGDMEEVPITERLFAGGARTVRGFRYRWVGTKAVRADGSPDVRPAGGQSLAVGSAEYTIPVPGIPKFRFATFYDVGNVWYDPYEFDFNKYAAGVGIGLRLDIPGFPMRFDYAWPVKKDDPRSRTENWSFSIGYGF
- a CDS encoding OmpH family outer membrane protein, which codes for MKKQMIAGLALVGFMAGVAGAAELKIAVVDTARILKEYYKTELAEAHIQQQLEDFSAERDKLMAQHKKMKQEFETLRAEAENKALTEEAREKKKELAEEKLTTVIDFENTIRDKAATRKKELEGEGRKIQGELAKSIKAAITACSQKGHYTLVLADGGLLGNGLESVLYVDPLMDITDEVLKILNADKAASKE